One genomic segment of Streptomyces liangshanensis includes these proteins:
- a CDS encoding vWA domain-containing protein: MANFSKSNVPQFSVDVYQNEYLPEGGREVNAIVTVTSTGGGTSGRVPLLGGSATPSAVPGSSPDAAVVIMVDCSGSMEYPPTKMRNARDATAAAVDTLRDGVAFAVVAGTHLAKEVYPGNGRLAVADARTREEARQALRRLSAGGGTAISTWLRLADRLLGTADVSIRHGILLTDGRNEHESSEALKAALDECAGRFTCDARGVGTDWEVKEVTGIASALLGTSDIVADPAGLAADFTQMMANAMGKEVADVALRLWTPVGVEIAFVKQVAPRVEQLTDRRTEAGPRAGDYPTGSWGDESRDYHVCVRVPEAGIGREMLAARVSLIIPAADSGTPEVLSQGLVRAVWTDDMEASTSINPQVAHYTGQAELAQVIQQGLAARKMGDLDGATAKLGRAVQLAAFSGNADTAKLLSKVVDVVDEASGTVRLKAKVAEADEMTLETRSTKTVRVKK; encoded by the coding sequence ATGGCCAACTTCTCCAAGTCGAACGTGCCGCAGTTCTCCGTCGACGTGTACCAGAACGAATACCTGCCCGAGGGCGGCCGTGAGGTCAACGCCATCGTCACCGTCACGTCCACGGGCGGCGGCACCTCGGGCCGCGTCCCGCTGCTCGGCGGCTCGGCGACCCCCTCGGCGGTGCCGGGCAGCAGTCCCGACGCGGCCGTGGTGATCATGGTCGACTGTTCGGGTTCGATGGAGTACCCGCCGACGAAGATGCGCAACGCGCGCGACGCGACGGCGGCCGCCGTCGACACCCTGCGGGACGGAGTCGCCTTCGCGGTGGTCGCCGGTACGCACCTGGCGAAGGAGGTCTACCCGGGCAACGGCCGGCTGGCCGTCGCCGACGCCCGGACCAGGGAGGAGGCGAGACAGGCGCTGCGCCGGCTCAGCGCGGGCGGCGGCACGGCGATCAGCACCTGGCTGCGCCTGGCCGACCGGCTGTTGGGCACCGCCGACGTCTCCATCCGCCACGGCATCCTCCTCACGGACGGCCGGAACGAGCACGAGTCGTCGGAGGCACTCAAGGCGGCGCTGGACGAGTGCGCCGGCCGCTTCACGTGTGACGCCAGGGGCGTGGGGACGGACTGGGAGGTGAAGGAGGTCACCGGCATCGCGTCGGCGCTGCTCGGCACCTCCGACATCGTCGCCGACCCGGCCGGACTGGCCGCGGACTTCACGCAGATGATGGCGAACGCGATGGGCAAGGAGGTCGCGGACGTGGCGCTGCGGCTGTGGACGCCGGTCGGGGTGGAGATCGCGTTCGTCAAGCAGGTCGCGCCCCGGGTCGAGCAGCTCACGGACCGGCGTACGGAGGCGGGGCCGCGCGCGGGCGACTACCCGACCGGTTCCTGGGGCGACGAGTCCCGCGACTACCACGTGTGCGTGCGGGTCCCGGAAGCCGGGATAGGCAGGGAGATGCTGGCGGCGCGCGTGTCGCTGATCATCCCGGCGGCGGACAGCGGCACCCCCGAGGTGCTGTCCCAGGGGTTGGTACGGGCGGTGTGGACGGACGACATGGAGGCCTCCACCTCCATCAATCCCCAGGTCGCGCACTACACCGGACAGGCCGAGCTGGCACAGGTCATCCAACAGGGCCTGGCGGCACGGAAGATGGGTGATCTGGACGGGGCGACGGCGAAACTGGGCCGCGCCGTGCAGCTCGCCGCCTTCTCGGGGAACGCGGATACGGCGAAACTGCTTTCGAAGGTGGTGGACGTCGTCGACGAAGCGAGCGGTACTGTGCGACTGAAGGCGAAAGTCGCGGAAGCGGACGAGATGACCCTCGAGACCCGCTCGACCAAGACGGTTCGCGTCAAGAAGTAG
- a CDS encoding FHA domain-containing protein, with the protein MPTCPNGHQSGSDDWCEVCGHRMTGQAPAGSVPQPPPPPPAAPGYGFPPAPAPGRGPDPTVQAQLCPQCRTPREPMAPFCEECRWNFLTNTATSYTPLAPQGGGGRPTGAVPGVNLPPGFQSQGPPRQPDPYEYQGSRPSQLNRPAEPLAPEQGPQGPQGPQQGGPHAPQHGSPQGPPPPSAFQRPGPPQPGQPGQPQQGPHQGDPHRQGPPPPPPYQHQGPPLPPVFQQQSSAPPAPPQSRGTAEDDWMLPPPSAGQSPLPQHGPPSPQHGPPPSAYAPPAGWTAVVGPDREYFMAMMQRSGPEATGLNLPAYSPEQRLTLDGNQLTIGRRRHSTGESPDIDLSVPPEDPGVSHQHAVLVRQPDGTWAVVDQNSTNGTTINGAEDPIQPYVPVPLSDGDRVHVGAWTTITVRRG; encoded by the coding sequence ATGCCGACATGCCCGAACGGACACCAGTCGGGATCCGACGACTGGTGCGAGGTCTGCGGCCATCGCATGACCGGCCAGGCGCCCGCGGGCTCCGTGCCCCAGCCCCCTCCCCCGCCGCCGGCCGCGCCGGGCTACGGCTTCCCGCCCGCCCCCGCTCCCGGGCGCGGGCCCGACCCGACCGTCCAGGCGCAGCTGTGCCCGCAGTGCCGCACCCCGCGCGAGCCGATGGCCCCGTTCTGCGAGGAGTGCCGGTGGAACTTCCTCACGAACACGGCGACGTCGTACACCCCGCTCGCCCCGCAGGGAGGCGGCGGCCGTCCGACGGGAGCGGTGCCGGGCGTCAACCTGCCCCCGGGGTTCCAGTCGCAGGGGCCGCCGAGGCAGCCTGACCCGTACGAGTACCAGGGCTCACGCCCCTCCCAGCTGAACCGGCCCGCCGAGCCGCTCGCGCCCGAGCAGGGACCGCAGGGACCCCAGGGGCCGCAGCAGGGCGGACCGCACGCACCGCAGCACGGGTCGCCGCAGGGGCCGCCGCCCCCGTCGGCCTTCCAGCGGCCGGGCCCACCTCAGCCAGGGCAGCCGGGCCAGCCCCAGCAGGGCCCGCACCAGGGCGACCCGCACCGGCAGGGCCCGCCGCCCCCGCCGCCGTACCAGCACCAAGGCCCCCCGCTCCCGCCCGTCTTCCAGCAGCAGTCGTCGGCCCCGCCCGCGCCGCCCCAGTCGCGCGGCACCGCCGAGGACGACTGGATGCTCCCGCCGCCCTCGGCCGGCCAGTCGCCGCTGCCGCAGCACGGCCCGCCCTCCCCGCAGCACGGCCCGCCGCCCTCGGCGTACGCCCCGCCCGCCGGGTGGACGGCCGTCGTCGGCCCCGACCGTGAGTACTTCATGGCGATGATGCAGCGCAGCGGCCCCGAGGCGACGGGGCTCAACCTGCCCGCGTACTCCCCCGAGCAGCGGCTGACGCTCGACGGGAACCAGCTGACCATCGGCCGCCGCCGGCACTCCACCGGCGAGTCCCCGGACATCGACCTGTCCGTCCCGCCGGAGGACCCGGGCGTCTCGCACCAGCACGCGGTCCTGGTCCGCCAGCCGGACGGCACCTGGGCGGTCGTCGACCAGAACTCCACGAACGGCACGACGATCAACGGCGCCGAGGACCCGATCCAGCCCTACGTCCCCGTCCCGCTGTCGGACGGCGACCGGGTGCACGTCGGCGCCTGGACGACGATCACGGTCCGCCGGGGCTGA
- a CDS encoding acyl-CoA thioesterase: MARHIYSCPLRWSDMDAFGHVNNVVFLRYLEEARIDFMFRLAPGDGSPSFSGGSVVARHEIDYKRPLVHRHTPVVIESWVTSITAASLTIAYEIKDAEGADEVYVKASTVVVPYNLEAGRPRRITDEEKSFLLHYLDDGGNGANGAGSRRGDKKKDALAA, translated from the coding sequence ATGGCCCGGCACATCTACAGCTGCCCCCTGCGCTGGTCGGACATGGACGCCTTCGGGCACGTCAACAACGTGGTCTTCCTCCGGTACTTGGAGGAGGCCCGTATCGACTTCATGTTCCGACTGGCGCCCGGGGACGGCTCGCCGTCCTTCTCGGGCGGGTCCGTCGTCGCCCGGCACGAGATCGACTACAAGCGCCCGCTGGTCCACCGGCACACGCCGGTGGTCATCGAGTCCTGGGTGACGTCGATCACCGCCGCGTCGCTGACCATCGCGTACGAGATCAAGGACGCCGAGGGCGCCGACGAGGTGTACGTGAAGGCCTCGACGGTGGTCGTGCCGTACAACCTGGAAGCGGGACGGCCGCGGCGCATCACGGACGAGGAGAAGTCGTTCCTCCTCCACTACCTGGACGACGGCGGGAACGGCGCGAACGGCGCCGGCTCCCGGCGCGGCGACAAGAAGAAGGATGCTCTCGCGGCATGA
- a CDS encoding globin: MNEIPRGTLQEQTFYEQVGGEQTFRRLVHRFYEGVAGDPELRAMYPEEDLGPAEERFTLFLMQYWGGPRTYSDHRGHPRLRMRHAPFVVNQAAHDAWLGHMRVAVDELGLSEEHRKQLWDYLTYAAASMVNTPG, translated from the coding sequence GTGAACGAGATTCCGCGCGGCACGCTTCAGGAGCAGACCTTCTACGAGCAGGTCGGCGGGGAGCAGACCTTCCGGCGCCTGGTCCACCGCTTCTACGAGGGGGTGGCCGGGGACCCCGAGCTGCGGGCCATGTACCCGGAGGAGGACCTCGGTCCCGCCGAGGAGCGCTTCACGCTGTTCCTGATGCAGTACTGGGGCGGCCCCCGCACGTACAGCGACCACCGCGGCCACCCGCGGCTGCGGATGCGGCACGCCCCGTTCGTGGTGAACCAGGCGGCGCACGACGCGTGGCTCGGGCACATGCGGGTGGCGGTCGACGAGCTGGGGCTGTCCGAGGAGCACAGGAAGCAGCTGTGGGACTACCTCACGTACGCGGCGGCGTCGATGGTGAACACCCCGGGCTGA
- the ettA gene encoding energy-dependent translational throttle protein EttA: MAEYIYTMRKTRKAHGDKVILDDVTLSFLPGAKIGVVGPNGAGKSTVLKIMAGLEQPSNGDAFLSPGYTVGMLLQEPPLDETKTVLENVQQGAAEIMGKLHRFNEVAELMATDYSEALLDEMGKLQEDLDHANAWDLDTQLEQAMDALGCPPGDWPVTNLSGGERRRVALCKLLLEAPDLLLLDEPTNHLDAESVQWLEQHLAKYPGTVVAVTHDRYFLDNVAGWILELDRGRAIGYEGNYSTYLESKQARLKVEGQKDAKRAKRLKEELEWVRSNAKGRQVKSKARLARYEEMAAEADKMRKLDFDEIQIPPGPRLGNVVVEVQNLTKAFGDKVLIDDLSFTLPRMGIVGVIGPNGAGKTTLFKMIQGFEQPDSGSIKVGETVKISYVDQGRGNIDPKKSLWAVVSDELDYINVGQVEMPSRAYVSAFGFKGPDQQKPAGVLSGGERNRLNLALTLKQGGNLLLLDEPTNDLDVETLSSLENALLEFPGAAVVVSHDRWFLDRVATHILAYEGNSKWFWFEGNFDSYEKNKVERLGADAARPTRATYKKLTRG, translated from the coding sequence TTGGCTGAGTACATCTACACGATGCGCAAGACGCGTAAGGCGCACGGCGACAAGGTCATCCTCGATGACGTGACGCTGAGCTTCCTGCCGGGCGCGAAGATCGGTGTGGTGGGTCCGAACGGCGCCGGAAAGTCCACCGTGCTGAAGATCATGGCGGGCCTGGAGCAGCCGTCCAACGGCGACGCCTTCCTCTCGCCGGGCTATACGGTCGGCATGCTCCTCCAGGAGCCGCCGCTCGACGAGACCAAGACGGTGCTGGAGAACGTCCAGCAGGGCGCGGCCGAGATCATGGGCAAGCTCCACCGCTTCAACGAGGTCGCCGAGTTGATGGCGACCGACTACTCCGAAGCGCTGCTCGACGAGATGGGCAAGCTCCAGGAGGACCTCGACCACGCCAACGCGTGGGACCTGGACACCCAGCTCGAACAGGCCATGGACGCCCTCGGCTGCCCGCCCGGCGACTGGCCCGTCACCAACCTCTCCGGTGGTGAGCGCCGCCGCGTCGCGCTCTGCAAGCTGCTCCTGGAGGCGCCCGACCTCCTGCTCCTCGACGAGCCCACCAACCACCTGGACGCCGAGTCCGTGCAGTGGCTGGAGCAGCACCTCGCCAAGTACCCCGGCACCGTCGTCGCCGTGACCCACGACCGGTACTTCCTCGACAACGTCGCCGGCTGGATCCTGGAGCTCGACCGCGGCCGCGCCATCGGCTACGAGGGCAACTACTCCACGTACCTGGAGAGCAAGCAGGCCCGCCTCAAGGTCGAGGGCCAGAAGGACGCCAAGCGCGCCAAGCGGCTCAAGGAAGAGCTGGAGTGGGTCCGCTCCAACGCGAAGGGACGGCAGGTCAAGTCCAAGGCCCGCCTGGCCCGTTACGAGGAGATGGCCGCCGAGGCGGACAAGATGCGGAAGCTGGACTTCGACGAGATCCAGATCCCGCCGGGCCCGCGCCTGGGCAACGTCGTCGTCGAGGTCCAGAACCTCACCAAGGCGTTCGGCGACAAGGTCCTGATCGACGACCTCTCGTTCACGCTGCCCCGCATGGGCATCGTCGGCGTGATCGGCCCCAACGGCGCCGGCAAGACCACGCTGTTCAAGATGATCCAGGGCTTCGAGCAGCCGGACTCCGGCTCCATCAAGGTCGGCGAGACCGTCAAGATCAGTTACGTCGACCAGGGCCGCGGCAACATCGACCCCAAGAAGTCGCTGTGGGCCGTCGTCTCCGACGAGCTGGACTACATCAACGTCGGCCAGGTCGAGATGCCTTCGCGCGCGTACGTCTCCGCGTTCGGCTTCAAGGGCCCCGACCAGCAGAAGCCGGCCGGCGTCCTCTCCGGTGGTGAGCGCAACCGCCTGAACCTCGCGCTGACCCTCAAGCAGGGCGGCAACCTGCTGCTCCTCGACGAACCGACCAACGACCTCGACGTCGAGACGCTCTCCTCGCTGGAGAACGCGCTCCTCGAATTCCCCGGCGCGGCCGTGGTCGTCAGCCACGACCGGTGGTTCCTGGACCGGGTCGCGACGCACATCCTCGCGTACGAGGGCAACTCCAAGTGGTTCTGGTTCGAGGGCAACTTCGACTCGTACGAGAAGAACAAGGTCGAGCGCCTCGGCGCGGACGCCGCGCGTCCCACCCGTGCCACCTACAAGAAGCTGACGCGAGGCTGA
- a CDS encoding PP2C family serine/threonine-protein phosphatase, translated as MAQMHRSTDGPTCPGCGDPLEPGDLFCGACGYDLSAVATGTGGGDRPTVALSGGPVGAAPVGGAPVGGAPVGGAPGAVAWPPAAETDSSHVPAPVHVPGELPGLDSAGTPLSVHPPTPPAAPRQPAPGFGPPPPVPPRPAQQPATAHPPVPPAPAVPPAPAQGSGAPLPPPAAGPAHAGDFELPAPHPPVRTDAPGASAPAGAPAPVPAPAGSAAGDPRTAPPAAGAKVCVACRAGRVDLDGYCENCGHAQPRERDHMEQELGAVAAVSDRGLRHHRNEDAFAVSEAALPDASPAVVAIVCDGVSSATRPDEASAAAAARANESLLAALPRGTHPQQAMHEAIVAAAEAVNALAPEPGRASEHEPHRHQNAPACTIVGAVVASGLLVVGWIGDSRAYWVPDDRDGPPARLTEDDSWAAQMVAAGLMNEAEAYADERAHAITGWLGADAYELEPHTASFKPDRPGVVVVCTDGLWNYAEGADDMARVLPPDAAARPLHAARVLVGHALDGGGHDNVTVALVPFAVPRQGAGSA; from the coding sequence ATGGCGCAGATGCACCGGTCGACCGATGGCCCGACCTGCCCCGGCTGCGGGGATCCGCTGGAGCCCGGCGACCTGTTCTGCGGGGCGTGCGGGTACGACCTGTCGGCCGTGGCCACGGGCACGGGCGGCGGTGACCGCCCGACGGTCGCCCTGAGCGGCGGCCCGGTGGGCGCCGCTCCTGTCGGCGGCGCTCCCGTGGGGGGTGCTCCCGTGGGGGGTGCTCCCGGCGCCGTCGCCTGGCCGCCCGCCGCCGAGACGGACAGCTCCCACGTGCCCGCGCCCGTCCATGTGCCCGGCGAGCTGCCGGGCCTGGACTCGGCGGGCACCCCGCTGTCGGTCCACCCGCCCACGCCCCCGGCGGCCCCCCGGCAGCCGGCACCGGGGTTCGGCCCGCCGCCTCCCGTACCCCCGCGCCCGGCCCAGCAGCCCGCCACCGCCCACCCGCCGGTGCCACCCGCCCCGGCCGTCCCGCCCGCGCCCGCGCAGGGGAGCGGTGCGCCGCTGCCGCCCCCGGCGGCCGGCCCCGCCCACGCGGGCGACTTCGAGCTGCCCGCGCCCCACCCGCCGGTACGGACCGACGCACCGGGCGCGAGCGCCCCGGCCGGCGCCCCCGCCCCCGTCCCCGCTCCCGCCGGAAGCGCCGCGGGCGATCCCCGTACCGCGCCCCCCGCCGCCGGCGCCAAGGTGTGCGTCGCCTGCCGCGCCGGCCGCGTGGACCTCGACGGCTACTGCGAGAACTGCGGCCACGCCCAACCGCGCGAACGCGACCACATGGAGCAGGAGTTGGGCGCCGTCGCCGCGGTCAGCGACCGGGGCCTGCGCCACCACCGCAACGAGGACGCGTTCGCCGTGTCCGAGGCGGCCCTGCCCGACGCCTCCCCCGCCGTCGTGGCGATCGTCTGCGACGGCGTCTCCTCGGCGACCCGCCCCGACGAGGCCTCTGCCGCCGCCGCGGCCCGCGCCAACGAGTCGCTGCTCGCCGCCCTGCCGCGCGGCACGCACCCGCAGCAGGCGATGCACGAGGCGATCGTCGCCGCCGCCGAGGCGGTCAACGCGCTGGCCCCCGAGCCCGGCCGGGCCTCGGAGCACGAGCCGCACCGCCACCAGAACGCCCCCGCGTGCACCATCGTCGGCGCCGTCGTCGCGAGCGGCCTGCTCGTCGTCGGCTGGATCGGCGACAGCAGGGCCTACTGGGTCCCCGACGACCGCGACGGCCCGCCGGCCCGCCTCACCGAGGACGACTCGTGGGCCGCGCAGATGGTCGCGGCGGGCCTGATGAACGAGGCGGAGGCGTACGCGGACGAGCGCGCCCACGCCATCACGGGCTGGCTCGGCGCCGACGCGTACGAACTGGAACCGCACACCGCGTCGTTCAAACCGGACCGCCCCGGCGTCGTGGTGGTCTGCACGGACGGGCTGTGGAACTACGCCGAGGGCGCCGACGACATGGCGAGGGTCCTCCCGCCCGACGCGGCGGCCCGCCCGCTGCACGCGGCGCGCGTCCTCGTCGGACACGCGCTCGACGGTGGGGGCCACGACAACGTAACGGTGGCCCTGGTGCCGTTCGCCGTACCGCGGCAAGGGGCAGGATCGGCCTAG
- a CDS encoding methyltransferase domain-containing protein, whose amino-acid sequence MGAHREQDAYRPDDAAADEARAALVREIALSGALDDPAWHRAFAQVPRHLFVPYYFVGRPGGYDRLWYGDPDPRRRERWLRGAYADSAIATRVRDGELISSSSQPSLMARMLHELGVGDGDRVLEIGAGSGYNAALLSHRLGEDHVTTIDLDPEITESARTHLATAGYRPAVVTGDGVRGCPERAPFDRIIATCALPSVPVGWLAQCAPGARILAPLATGLIVLNAGEARDAGEPGRAGRPDFAEGRFLPTPAFFVPLRGTPQGVPMAARPLGGLPKAVKDHDLFRFLLALTEGSLDPHEALSLWELEGRPGRERYGVTVSGGRQWAWLDDPAGPYVWPLEPADPATAGLISPGGP is encoded by the coding sequence ATGGGCGCACACCGGGAGCAGGACGCGTACCGGCCGGACGACGCGGCGGCCGACGAGGCGCGGGCCGCGCTCGTACGGGAGATCGCGCTGTCCGGGGCGCTGGACGATCCGGCCTGGCACCGGGCGTTCGCGCAGGTCCCGCGCCATCTGTTCGTCCCGTACTACTTCGTCGGCCGGCCCGGCGGCTACGACCGGCTCTGGTACGGGGACCCCGACCCCCGGCGGCGGGAGCGCTGGCTGCGCGGGGCGTACGCGGACAGCGCGATCGCCACACGCGTACGGGACGGCGAGCTGATCTCGTCCAGCAGCCAGCCCTCCCTGATGGCCCGCATGCTCCACGAGCTGGGGGTCGGGGACGGCGACCGGGTCCTGGAGATCGGCGCGGGCAGCGGGTACAACGCGGCGCTGCTCTCCCACCGGCTCGGCGAGGACCACGTCACCACCATCGACCTGGACCCGGAGATCACGGAGTCCGCCCGCACCCATCTCGCGACCGCCGGCTACCGCCCCGCCGTCGTCACCGGCGACGGGGTGCGCGGCTGCCCCGAGCGCGCGCCCTTCGACCGGATCATCGCGACCTGCGCCCTGCCGTCGGTCCCCGTCGGGTGGCTGGCGCAGTGCGCCCCCGGGGCCAGGATCCTCGCCCCGCTCGCCACCGGGCTGATCGTCCTGAACGCCGGGGAGGCGAGGGACGCGGGGGAGCCCGGGCGGGCGGGCCGCCCGGACTTCGCGGAGGGGCGTTTCCTCCCGACCCCGGCCTTCTTCGTACCGCTGCGGGGCACGCCCCAGGGGGTGCCCATGGCGGCCCGGCCCCTCGGCGGGCTGCCGAAGGCCGTCAAGGACCACGACCTCTTCCGCTTCCTGCTCGCGCTGACCGAGGGCAGCCTCGACCCGCACGAGGCGCTCTCCCTCTGGGAGCTGGAGGGCCGCCCGGGCCGTGAGCGGTACGGCGTCACCGTCAGCGGCGGCCGGCAGTGGGCCTGGCTGGACGACCCGGCGGGGCCGTACGTATGGCCGCTCGAACCCGCCGATCCGGCGACCGCCGGGCTGATCAGCCCCGGCGGACCGTGA
- a CDS encoding alpha/beta fold hydrolase, whose protein sequence is MSRTLRRHRTTYRVLSSLALLTLAAGAVTACGDNGSGAARPASSAVTSSAPAGTGRAAAAKPYMVDNGGHRLAFYVTRGSASTIVLDSGGGEYSTQWKDIAPELHAATGATVITYDRAGLGRSDVVPGPWKAEDAVSDLKAGLEQLGVTHDVTLVSHSQAGEIANYLAEGDPHLLSGAVLVDANLPQFFTDKEIPRLVAATQPEVDAAKKDPEKPENRQLIATAEGFAAAHRAFHRVTWPDSVPATVMVSEKTPFDGSPEDAQRWRDAAASFAHEAPNRTLVTAQGTSHEIPTERPDLVLKAVEAMFAAHH, encoded by the coding sequence ATGTCCCGCACTCTCCGCAGGCACCGGACCACGTACCGTGTCCTGTCCTCCCTCGCCCTGCTGACCCTCGCCGCCGGAGCCGTCACGGCGTGCGGCGACAACGGGTCCGGCGCCGCCCGTCCGGCCTCGTCGGCCGTCACCTCGTCCGCCCCGGCGGGGACGGGCAGGGCGGCCGCGGCGAAGCCGTACATGGTCGACAACGGCGGTCACCGCCTGGCCTTCTACGTCACGCGGGGCAGCGCCTCCACGATCGTCCTGGACTCGGGCGGCGGCGAGTACTCCACGCAGTGGAAGGACATCGCCCCCGAGCTCCACGCGGCCACCGGCGCCACCGTCATCACCTACGACCGCGCCGGGCTCGGCAGGAGCGACGTGGTGCCCGGCCCGTGGAAGGCCGAGGACGCCGTCAGCGACCTCAAGGCGGGGCTCGAGCAGCTCGGCGTCACCCATGACGTGACCCTGGTGTCCCACTCCCAGGCCGGTGAGATCGCGAACTACCTGGCCGAGGGCGACCCGCACCTGCTCTCCGGCGCGGTCCTGGTCGACGCCAACCTCCCCCAGTTCTTCACCGACAAGGAGATCCCCCGACTCGTGGCCGCGACCCAGCCCGAGGTCGACGCGGCGAAGAAGGACCCCGAGAAGCCCGAGAACCGCCAGCTCATCGCCACCGCGGAGGGCTTCGCCGCGGCGCACCGGGCGTTCCACCGCGTGACCTGGCCGGACTCGGTGCCCGCGACGGTGATGGTCTCGGAGAAGACCCCGTTCGACGGATCCCCCGAGGACGCGCAGCGCTGGCGCGACGCCGCCGCCTCGTTCGCCCACGAGGCACCCAACCGCACCCTCGTCACCGCCCAGGGCACCTCCCACGAGATCCCGACGGAACGCCCCGACCTCGTGCTCAAGGCGGTCGAAGCCATGTTCGCCGCACACCACTGA